Proteins encoded by one window of Nasonia vitripennis strain AsymCx chromosome 5, Nvit_psr_1.1, whole genome shotgun sequence:
- the LOC100678937 gene encoding uncharacterized protein LOC100678937, protein MAFSIEVLQCKSKLNNLKTSKFVKKTFYPEMMPRENEPVLLKTTHNLKNAVLSAITKVRQAMGQSVDAQRINEADIVDFESVVASEDTNSDGFIEVNLTKQTGERSEETEENQKNY, encoded by the exons ATGGCTTTCTCGATCGAAGTTTTGCAATGCAAGTCCAAGCTGAACAATTTGAAGACGAGCAAGTTCGTGAAGAAGACCTTCTACCCGGAGATGATGCCCCGCGAGAACGAGCCAGTCCTCCTGAAGACGACTCACAATCTGAAGAACGCTGTGCTATCGGCCATCACCAAAGTCAGACAAGCCATGGGCCAGAGTGTTGACGCGCAGCGCATCAACGAGGCGGACATCGTCGATTTCGAGAGCGTCGTCGCCAGCGAGGATACCAATTCTGATG GGTTCATTGAAGTCAACCTTACGAAACAGACGGGCGAACGCTCTGAAGAAACAGAAGAAaaccaaaaaaattattag
- the LOC100124074 gene encoding putative cuticle collagen 145 codes for MYKALGQPWTSASSAGETSPPDTRALLSAVANLFELHSRHLLVCCIQVRRFFFFTGFLCHSNDTVSTMKLYVVVAVCLLATAVTEARRTSRGRQNRGRSEGASTSVDAGFWDPQQDISPNAVDPVVPAQNIESRQYYGGSSGGGGGYPGQGGSGGYPGQGGSGGYPGQGGSGGYPGQGGTGGYPGQGGSGGTGGTGGTGGTGGTGGSNGSGGTGGTGGTGGSDGSGEIPNEIPNPIPGKPGKPVRPAGCLKDRGQFPSPKSCSHYLNCWDDVVIEQQCPNGLLFNEKKQFCDFDYNVQCGNRAKPTPKPPLAEGSKRCPDLNGRYRSGTNCSVFYVCVAGKPIKFSCPAGLVYSEETQICDYPNKVDCKGAATPKPLPSTSTTESSNSGGSSGGTGGYPGNNPGNENPNPNPSYPQQPELPGPINPYNNNPNSFLLRGGFHHGIHKPEPTPPAVYNWQHQQRQASLSSELEQDIQKEQEVAQQATEDEEYESSTIATSPWEVFHTIPQDYAKVPCENGEVHRLNEACTSVVVCRSRRPQLINCQTGYAYDKPSDACRPLSIAKC; via the exons ATGTATAAAGCCCTGGGTCAGCCATGGACCAGCGCATCTTCAGCCGGCGAAACGAGCCCGCCGGACACACGAGCTCTTCTCTCCGCTGTAGCGAATCTGTTCGAATTGCACTCACGGCATCTTCTAGTTTGTTGTATCCAAGtgcgacgattttttttcttcaccgGTTTTCTTTGTCATTCGAACGACACGGTATCCACGATGAAGCTTTACGTGGTCGTCGCGGTGTGCTTGTTGGCGACGGCGGTGACCGAGGCGAGGAGGACGAGTCGGGGGCGGCAGAACCGCGGCCGCAGCGAAG GAGCATCGACCTCCGTGGACGCGGGCTTCTGGGACCCGCAGCAGGACATCTCCCCGAACGCGGTGGACCCGGTGGTACCGGCCCAGAACATCGAGAGTCGTCAGTACTACGGTGGTAgcagtggcggcggcggtggatATCCCGGTCAAGGAGGTTCCGGCGGATATCCCGGTCAAGGAGGTTCCGGCGGATATCCCGGCCAGGGTGGTTCCGGCGGATACCCCGGCCAGGGCGGCACCGGTGGATATCCCGGTCAAGGCGGCAGCGGTGGTACCGGTGGTACCGGCGGCACTGGTGGTACCGGTGGTACCGGAGGCTCTAACGGCTCCGGTGGCACCGGGGGTACCGGAGGCACCGGCGGCAGCGACGGCTCCGGCGAGATCCCCAACGAGATCCCCAACCCCATTCCCGGAAAGCCCGGCAAGCCCGTGAGACCGGCCGGCTGCCTGAAGGACAGGGGCCAGTTCCCCAGCCCGAAGAGCTGCTCGCACTACCTCAACTGCTGGGACGACGTGGTAATCGAGCAGCAGTGCCCCAACGGGCTGCTCTTCAACGAGAAAAAGCAGTTCTGCGACTTCGACTACAACGTGCAGTGCGGCAACCGAGCCAAGCCCACGCCGA AGCCACCACTAGCCGAGGGATCGAAGCGATGCCCGGACTTGAACGGAAGGTACAGAAGCGGGACCAATTGCTCGGTGTTTTACGTCTGCGTCGCCGGAAAGCCGATCAAGTTCAGCTGCCCCGCGGGACTAGTCTACAGTGAG GAGACGCAGATCTGCGACTACCCGAACAAGGTCGACTGCAAGGGCGCAGCGACTCCGAAGCCCCTGCCGAGCACCAGCACCACCGAGTCGTCCAACAGCGGCGGCAGTTCCGGCGGCACCGGAGGATACCCCGGCAACAACCCCGGCAACGAGAACCCCAACCCCAACCCGTCCTACCCCCAGCAGCCCGAGCTACCCGGACCCATCAACCCCTACAACAACAACCCTAACTCCTTCCTCCTGAGAGGCGGCTTCCATCACGGCATCCACAAACCCGAGCCCACACCTCCGGCCGTCTACAACTGGCAACACCAGCAGCGACAGGCCTCCCTCAGTTCCGAGCTCGAGCAGGACATCCAGAAG GAGCAGGAGGTGGCCCAGCAGGCTACGGAGGACGAGGAGTACGAGTCGTCGACGATAGCGACGAGCCCGTGGGAGGTGTTCCACACGATTCCCCAGGACTATGCCAAGGTTCCCTGCGAAAACGGCGAGGTCCACCGACTTAACGAGGCCTGCACGAGCGTCGTCGTCTGCAGAAGTCGCAGACCTCAGCTCATCAACTGCCAGACGGGCTACGCCTACGACAAGCCCTCGGACGCCTGCAGGCCTTTGAGCATAGCCAAATG CTAG